The following proteins are encoded in a genomic region of Oncorhynchus keta strain PuntledgeMale-10-30-2019 chromosome 35, Oket_V2, whole genome shotgun sequence:
- the LOC118376125 gene encoding basement membrane-specific heparan sulfate proteoglycan core protein-like encodes MEPTLLCVLLLLNTHINSGHSEDDDGVAKAVLTIHPNRSQIFSGESVTLRCVIQGGGVTDWKYTWRKIGHSDSSSKRNEHEVSAAKISDSGDYRCLGSHQQQDSKRSDVVRLTVTPLPKATLTVEPNPVFPGETVTLTCSVESDSIWNYQWYKDRNDNVVSQSGRHTITGDTLTINGSTVNEGPYWCQGARDSRPTSSSISDPVTITVNALPVASVSVSPQGLLYSGETVSLQCVIPEYTDWRYYWYKNNQHLPDETSKVIDITIPITQTSQAGQYRCEGNRVSRPTSSLPSDPVTLTVKALPEASVSVSPQGLLYSGETVNLQCVIPEYRDWMYLWFRDNQQLPSQTSKSITFPITQTGQYRCEGKRRDHPQRSQPSDYVTISVTAFPKTTLTVKPNPAFPGEKVTLMCSVGSDSSWSYQWYKDWNYNVVSQSVRHTITGDTLTISRAAESDQGLYWCQGEIQSRSISSINSDPVTITLNALPRASVSISPQFVLYPGDTVTLQCDISDYTDWTYYWFIDNQLLPSPTRKNIAISLPDQAGQYQCVGMRRGRPQMSYYSSALPIIITALPKATLTVKPNPVFPGETVTLTCSVGSDSSWSYHWYKYRNYYVLSQSVRHTIRGDTLNISRVAESDQGLYWCQGEIQSRSISSINSDLVTITLNALPKPTLTVKPNPVFPGETVTLTCSVGSDSIWSYKWYKDRNDNVVSQSGYNYIGVSHISRAAESDQGQYWCEGNSVSRPTSSQPSNAITLTVKDSRPTATLSSDKEEVFTGDSVTLSCTVESPGWKFYWYRHRPDSTPVTTTSGYSYTLSWVSVSDGGQYWCRAGRGDPVYYTLYSDQVQINITERPVAVLTLQPNWTQIFSGETVTMRCDIQGGGDSDWNYRWYKNSQLVISFNTKPEYRISPVYWYNSGSYTCEGVKGNKFSKLSDAVQLTVSDQPKAVLSIFPQWMNPGDSVMLSCEVDKMSTGWRFSWYRTVPYRAGIPSLSDKSYSLQPLSDNVTSEDSYTLIPAGPTHTGGYVCRAGRGDPVYDTLYSEPHFLWSGDLQPSVSLTVNPNTTQHFTSTSLSLTCELKGNSTGWRLMSYTERGVESGCVSNWGSITGSTCTISYTYTGSSGVYWCESGSGEYSNAVNITVNDGDVILESPVHPVTERDSVTLCCKYRTIKSNFKADFYKNGVLIKNETTGEMTIPTVSKSDEGFYKCKSGEGESPESWVTVRVSPFVSPGSSTSVLVGVVVGLLVAGVLLVILLVLLVRYQNSKGSCFNRIFWPPQPQSTNHDPQQDQGSGYTHQQHGDANIYDTINSSDNNDNDVTGASAAGPSHVTYAQIQLKKLDNKKKEKLADPAKDPVYSVVKTGKATAAAGPDDVTYAEVDLNNKAKAKKKRGAGSVDVTYAEVDLQRKAKAKKKRETPNPPETDSVYSLVKPYTVPGAAGPVNVTYAEVDLQKKNKAKKKRATPPEADSVYSQLKPRSCPGP; translated from the exons TGCTGAATACACACATCAACTCTGGACACTCTGAAGATGATGATG GAGTGGCGAAGGCTGTTCTGACCATACACCCCAACAGATCCCAGATATTCAGTGGAGAGTCTGTCACTCTCAGATGTGTCATACAGGGGGGAGGAGTCACTGACTGGAAATACACATGGCGCAAGATTGGTCATTCTGACTCCTCCAGTAAGAGGAATGAACATGAGGTCAGTGCTGCTAAGATTTCCGACAGTGGTGACTACAGATGTCTGGGGTCACATCAACAGCAGGATTCTAAACGGAGTGATGTAGTAAGACTGACAGTGACAC CTCTGCCCAAAGCTACACTGACTGTAGAACCAAATCCTGTGTTCCCTGGAGAGACAGTTACTCTGACGTGTTCAGTAGAGTCTGACAGTATCTGGAACTATCAGTGGTACAAAGACAGGAATGATAATGTAGTATCCCAGTCTGGCAGACACACTATAACAGGAGACACTCTCACCATCAATGGATCAACAGTGAATGAGGGTCCATACTGGTGTCAGGGAGCGAGAGACTCCAGACCCACTTCTTCATCCATCAGTGACCCTGTCACTATCACTGTCAATG CTCTGCCTGTGGCCTCAGTGAGTGTCTCTCCTCAGGGTCTCCTCTACTCTGGAGAGACAGTCAGTCTGCAGTGTGTCATACCAGAGTACACAGACTGGAGGTACTACTGGTACAAAAACAACCAACACCTTCCTGATGAGACCAGTAAAGTCATAGATATCACCATCCCCATCACCCAGACTAGTCAGGCTGGTCAGTACAGGTGTGAAGGGAACAGAGTGTCTCGACCCACATCTTCACTACCAAGTGATCCTGTCACTCTCACTGTAAAAG CTCTGCCTGAGGCCTCAGTGAGTGTCTCTCCTCAGGGTCTCCTCTACTCTGGAGAAACAGTCAATCTGCAGTGTGTCATACCAGAGTACAGAGACTGGATGTACCTCTGGTTCAGAGACAACCAACAGCTTCCCAGTCAGACCAGTAAAAGCATCACATTCCCCATCACTCAGACTGGTCAGTACAGAtgtgaagggaagaggagagatcaTCCCCAGAGGTCACAACCCAGTGATTATGTCACCATAAGTGTCACTG CCTTTCCCAAAACTACTCTGACTGTGAAGCCAAACCCTGCATTCCCTGGAGAGAAAGTCACTCTGATGTGTTCAGTTGGGTCTGACAGTAGCTGGAGCTATCAGTGGTACAAAGACTGGAATTATAATGTAGTGTCCCAGTCTGTCAGACACACTATAACAGGAGACACCCTCACTATCAGTAGAGCTGCTGAGTCTGACCAGGGTCTCTACTGGTGTCAGGGAGAGATCCAGTCCAGATCCATATCATCAATCAACAGTGATCCTGTCACTATCACCCTGAATG CTCTACCCAGAGCATCAGTGAGTATCTCTCCTCAGTTTGTCCTCTACCCTGGAGATACAGTCACTCTGCAGTGTGACATATCAGACTACACAGACTGGACGTACTACTGGTTTATAGACAACCAACTGCTTCCCAGTCCGACCAGAAAAAACATCgccatctctctccctgaccaGGCTGGTCAGTACCAGTGTGTTGGGATGAGGAGAGGTCGGCCCCAGATGTCATATTACAGCTCAGCTCTCCCCATCATCATCACTG CTCTGCCCAAAGCTACACTGACTGTAAAACCCAACCCTGTGTTCCCTGGAGAGACAGTTACTCTGACGTGTTCAGTAGGGTCTGACAGTAGCTGGAGCTATCACTGGTACAAATACAGGAATTATTATGTATTATCCCAGTCTGTCAGACACACTATAAGAGGAGACACCCTCAACATCAGCAGAGTTGCTGAGTCTGACCAGGGTCTCTACTGGTGTCAGGGAGAGATCCAGTCCAGATCCATATCATCAATCAACAGTGATCTTGTCACTATCACCCTGAATG CTCTGCCCAAACCTACACTGACTGTAAAACCCAACCCTGTGTTCCCTGGAGAGACAGTCACTCTGACATGTTCAGTAGGATCTGACAGTATCTGGAGCTATAAGTGGTACAAAGACAGGAATGATAATGTAGTATCCCAGTCTGGTTACAACTACATTGGAGTCTCTCACATCAGTAGAGCTGCTGAGTCTGACCAGGGTCAGTACTGGTGTGAAGGGAACAGTGTGTCTAGACCCACATCTTCACAACCAAGTAATGCTATTACTCTTACTGTAAAAG ATAGTCGTCCGACGGCCACACTGAGTTCTGACAAAGAGGAAGTATTCACAGGAGACAGCGTGacactgagctgtactgtagagTCTCCTGGGTGGAAGTTTTACTGGTACAGACACAGACCAGACTCTACACCAGTAACCACAACCTCTGGATACTCCTACACACTCAGCTGGGTCAGTGTCTCTGATGGAGGACAGTACTGGTGCAGAGCTGGGAGAGGAGACCCAGTCTACTACACCCTGTACAGTGACCAAGTCCAGATAAACATTACTG AGAGGCCTGTTGCTGTTCTGACCCTCCAACCAAACTGGACCCAGATATTCAGTGGAGAGACTGTTACTATGAGATGTGacatacagggaggaggagactctGACTGGAACTACAGATGGTATAAGAATAGTCAGTTAGTGATCTCCTTTAACACAAAGCCTGAGTACAGAATCAGTCCTGTCTACTGGTATAACAGTGGATCATATACCTGTGAGGGTGTAAAGGGAAACAAGTTCTCCAAGCTCAGTGATGCTGTACAACTGACTGTGTCTG ATCAACCCAAGGCTGTCCTGAGTATCTTTCCTCAGTGGATGAACCCTGGAGACTCAGTAATGCTGAGCTGTGAAGTTGACAAGATGTCAACAGGCTGGAGGTTCTCCTGGTACAGGACTGTTCCCTACAGAGCTGGGATACCCTCCCTATCAGACAAGTCTTACTCTCTACAGCCCCTATCTGACAATGTGACTAGTGAAGACTCCTACACTCTGATCCCTGCTGGTCCTACTCACACAGGAGGATATGTGTGTCGAGCTGGGAGAGGAGACCCAGTCTATGACACACTCTACAGTGAACCTCATTTTCTCTGGTCAGGAG ATCTGCAGCCTTCAGTGTCTCTTACAGTAAATCCCAACACAACTCAACACTTTACATCAACGTCTCTCTCACTGACCTGTGAGCTGAAGGGGAACTCTACTGGATGGAGACTGATGagttacacagagagaggagttgAGTCAGGGTGTGTCTCTAACTGGGGATCAATAACAGGGTCTACATGTACCATCAGCTACACATACACAGGGTCCAGTGGAGTGTACTGGTGTGAGTCTGGATCAGGAGAGTACAGTAATGCTGTCAACATCACAGTAAATG ATGGTGACGTGATCCTTGAGAGCCCTGTCCATCCTGTGACTGAAAGAGACTCTGTGACTCTGTGCTGTAAATACCGGACAATCAAATCAAACTTCAAGGCTGATTTCTACAAAAATGGAGTACTCATCAAGAATGAGACCACAGGAGAGATGACCATCCCTACAGTATCCAAGTCAGATGAAGGATTCTATAAGTGTAAATCTGGTGAAGGAGAATCACCAGAGAGCtgggtgacagtgagag tctctccattTGTATCTCCTGGATCCTCTACATCAGTCCTAGTAGGAGTGGTTGTGGGTCTGCTTGTTGCTGGTGTCCTACTGGTCATTCTCCTGGTCCTGCTCGTGAGATATCAAAACAGCAAAG GTTCCTGTTTCAACAGAATATTCTG gccCCCTCAGCCCCAGAGCACCAACCATGACCCCCAACAGGACCAAGGATCTGGGTATACACATCAGCAGCATG GTGACGCTAACATCTACGATACGATCAATTCCTCAGACAACAATGATAATG ATGTTACTGGTGCTTCTGCTGCTGGACCAAGTCATGTGACTTACGCCCAGATTCAACTGAAAAAGTTGGACAACAAAAAGAAAG AAAAACTAGCTGATCCAGCTAAAGATCCAGTCTACTCTGTGGTGAAAACAGGGAAAGCGACAG CAGCAGCTGGACCTGATGATGTCACCTATGCTGAGGTGGACCTCAACAACAAGGCCAAAGCCAAGAAGAAGAGAG GAGCTGGATCTGTTGATGTGACCTATGCTGAGGTTGACCTCCAAAGAAAGGCCAAAGCCAAGAAGAAGAGAG aaacaccaaacccACCAGAGACAGATTCAGTCTATTCTCTAGTGAAGCCATACACAGTCCCCG GAGCAGCAGGACCTGTTAATGTGACCTATGCTGAGGTTGATCTCCAAAAGAAGAACAAAGCCAAGAAGAAGAGAG CAACCCCACCCGAGGCAGATTCAGTCTATTCTCAATTGAAGCCACGGTCATGCCCTG gtccttga